In a single window of the Hoyosella subflava DQS3-9A1 genome:
- a CDS encoding GntR family transcriptional regulator, producing the protein MAAPDGMLLFEERPTAQLIADHLREQIVEGVFRPGQQLNESVLAGRLRTSRGPLREALQRLSQEGILVSMRNRGVFVPELSLDDIKEIYSVREAVESASAKSLIVKDEDQLRETRQALQETISEMGRHVAASDWRACTKMDMQFHVLFVAGAGNSRLSRIYETLVAESRMCMLSLECSYPRLGVLVQEHQKLLNLLEARDAEGLQSAISRHMHGAVEDLMQNATDGVTEGVSAT; encoded by the coding sequence ATGGCAGCGCCGGATGGAATGCTTCTATTTGAGGAAAGGCCCACCGCGCAACTGATCGCCGACCACCTGCGGGAACAAATCGTCGAAGGCGTGTTCCGCCCCGGGCAGCAACTCAACGAATCTGTACTAGCAGGGCGGCTTCGGACGTCACGGGGGCCGCTGCGAGAGGCGCTGCAACGGCTATCCCAGGAGGGCATTCTGGTCAGTATGCGTAACCGTGGCGTCTTCGTGCCAGAGCTTTCCCTCGATGACATAAAAGAGATTTACTCAGTTCGAGAAGCGGTAGAATCAGCGTCGGCAAAATCGCTTATTGTTAAGGATGAGGACCAACTCCGGGAAACCAGGCAGGCGCTGCAAGAAACCATCAGTGAAATGGGAAGGCACGTTGCCGCATCCGACTGGCGCGCATGTACGAAAATGGATATGCAGTTTCACGTCCTCTTCGTCGCCGGGGCCGGGAATTCGCGATTGAGCCGTATCTACGAGACGCTGGTGGCTGAATCGAGAATGTGCATGCTCAGTCTCGAATGTTCCTACCCACGGCTCGGCGTGCTGGTACAGGAACATCAAAAGCTGCTCAACCTGCTGGAGGCGCGCGATGCTGAGGGGCTTCAGAGTGCAATCAGTCGTCACATGCATGGAGCCGTCGAGGATCTGATGCAGAACGCCACAGACGGTGTGACAGAAGGAGTTTCGGCTACCTGA
- a CDS encoding NAD-glutamate dehydrogenase domain-containing protein: protein MGLEHGQTPERGHGQVAETAADAAADSRQHLLSSVDLGPREPEELAERARIAGKAVVSWSADDTSTTCVVGWPGKRPRLVEVLPLFEHLGLELADHRPGSGRDPVGDIFTFQELVAPDIAEILPLLGEAFLLAWERSVDRDDFSMLVRTARLRARQVQLLRAVFQYLRLAHIGASRAYVRNILVANPAFVRHWIELFEARFDPSRPEVPEDQLGKYVEAAVTRDEFRVLQWYAGVAAAIVRTSYFRTDGQGRPSETIVLKLDPSRLPFPSGPAVRVETFVHHPDVGGLHIRCGAAARGGLRWSDRIEDYRDEVIALAGAQQVKNSLIVPAGAKGAFVVKVPLAGLEAAAATIQVQRCYRLFVRGLLDITDNLVDGAVNHPPDTVVLDDSDPYLVVAADKGTAQFSDLANAEAQETGFWLDDGFASGGSSGFDHKGLGVTARGAWVAVRRHFAELGIDPAQDEFTVVGIGDMSGDVFGNGMLLSDRIRLVAAFDHRHIFVDPDPDPRLSFAERVRLAGVPASSWDDYNADLISPGGGVFARSARTVRLSPQARQRLGVDEGEFSPDEVVQAILRAPTDLLWNGGVGTFVRASNESDSQVSDRSNNRVRITASELRCRVIGEGGNLGLTQAARVEYALQGGCINADFIDNAAGVNTSDREVNLKILLGSAVSAGLIDRAERDHLLRTCAAHVVEQVLRDNEEQTWAISVAEAYGPTLLDRHEQVMTDLAESGLDPIREHLPDTAEIAARRAAGRGLTRPEIAVLLAYAKNAVHALLLKSSLPDADSVHNTLVEYFPEPVSGRFAEQIRTHRLARDIVATRLSSDVINRVGPGFLYRVEDQTGAPTEQVVRAFLIIRDLFGLEELWRGLRNYPVAATIPALHALERVLEYNVCWLTRRHSKLADPEHECRLLERAVHQLRDTVPVQHGAESDSVLERCLAELAVLGAPAELTTRCRVVSQLQPALALAAAADEYGFDVTELANHHKLVSAQLRLSWLTESMASHPADTHWTQLAKAALYDQLISVSVTIAIDVLRSGGLSQWTARNAAALERARSSYAGLATTANADIAMLTVGVQALRDLRHATGVLR from the coding sequence ATGGGTTTGGAACACGGACAAACACCTGAGCGTGGCCATGGGCAGGTTGCCGAGACCGCTGCGGATGCAGCAGCCGATTCCCGCCAGCATTTGCTGAGTTCGGTGGATTTAGGCCCTAGAGAGCCTGAGGAACTCGCCGAGCGGGCCCGGATAGCCGGAAAAGCTGTGGTGTCCTGGAGCGCGGACGACACGTCCACGACGTGCGTTGTGGGCTGGCCTGGAAAGCGGCCCCGGCTCGTCGAAGTGTTGCCTCTCTTCGAGCACCTGGGGCTGGAGCTAGCCGATCACAGACCGGGCAGTGGCCGAGATCCGGTCGGAGATATCTTCACCTTCCAGGAGCTGGTGGCTCCCGACATCGCTGAAATCTTGCCGCTTCTAGGAGAGGCGTTTCTGCTCGCCTGGGAACGCAGCGTGGATCGGGACGACTTTTCGATGCTCGTGCGGACTGCCCGACTCCGTGCACGCCAGGTGCAGCTTCTGCGTGCGGTCTTTCAGTACCTTCGGCTCGCGCACATCGGCGCGAGCCGCGCCTATGTGCGCAACATTCTGGTCGCAAACCCGGCTTTCGTGCGGCACTGGATAGAGTTGTTCGAGGCACGATTCGATCCGTCCCGGCCAGAGGTCCCAGAGGACCAGCTCGGCAAGTATGTCGAGGCCGCCGTAACGCGTGATGAGTTCCGCGTTCTGCAGTGGTACGCGGGCGTTGCAGCGGCCATCGTTCGGACCAGCTATTTCCGTACCGACGGGCAGGGTCGTCCCAGCGAAACCATCGTGCTGAAGCTCGACCCGTCGCGGCTTCCCTTTCCCAGCGGCCCGGCTGTCAGGGTTGAAACCTTTGTGCACCACCCCGACGTAGGTGGTTTGCATATCCGCTGCGGTGCCGCCGCTCGTGGCGGCCTCCGCTGGTCGGATCGGATCGAGGATTACCGGGACGAAGTCATCGCACTCGCCGGTGCGCAACAAGTGAAGAACTCCCTGATCGTGCCTGCCGGAGCCAAGGGCGCGTTCGTTGTGAAAGTCCCGCTTGCTGGCCTGGAGGCTGCAGCCGCGACGATACAGGTGCAGCGGTGCTACAGGCTCTTCGTCCGCGGCTTGCTCGATATCACCGACAACCTTGTGGACGGCGCCGTGAACCATCCGCCCGACACCGTCGTCCTGGACGATTCTGATCCCTACTTGGTCGTCGCGGCCGACAAGGGCACTGCGCAGTTCTCTGACCTTGCAAATGCCGAGGCTCAGGAAACAGGTTTTTGGCTCGACGATGGTTTCGCGTCCGGTGGTTCCTCAGGCTTCGACCACAAAGGGCTTGGGGTCACCGCACGCGGTGCGTGGGTTGCAGTACGTCGGCATTTCGCTGAGCTGGGCATCGACCCAGCCCAGGATGAGTTCACCGTGGTGGGCATTGGGGACATGTCAGGGGACGTGTTCGGCAACGGCATGCTGCTATCGGACCGGATCCGCCTGGTGGCAGCATTCGACCACCGGCACATCTTCGTCGACCCGGACCCTGATCCGCGGCTCTCCTTCGCCGAGCGGGTCAGGCTGGCCGGGGTGCCGGCCTCATCCTGGGATGACTACAATGCGGACCTGATATCCCCTGGTGGCGGTGTGTTTGCGCGGTCGGCGCGGACAGTGCGGCTCTCGCCGCAGGCCAGGCAGCGTCTGGGAGTGGACGAGGGGGAGTTTTCACCCGACGAAGTAGTGCAGGCGATTCTGCGGGCACCCACTGATCTGTTGTGGAACGGCGGCGTTGGAACGTTTGTACGGGCTTCAAACGAGTCCGACTCCCAGGTTTCTGACCGCAGCAACAACCGTGTCAGGATCACTGCCTCAGAGCTGCGCTGCCGTGTGATCGGTGAGGGGGGCAATCTCGGGCTGACTCAGGCGGCCAGGGTCGAGTACGCCCTGCAAGGGGGCTGCATCAACGCCGACTTCATCGATAATGCGGCAGGCGTCAACACCTCCGATCGGGAGGTCAATCTCAAGATACTGCTGGGCTCGGCTGTCTCCGCCGGTCTTATCGATCGGGCTGAACGAGACCACCTGCTGCGAACCTGTGCCGCCCATGTGGTGGAGCAGGTGCTGCGGGACAACGAGGAGCAAACGTGGGCTATCAGCGTCGCCGAGGCGTATGGGCCCACGTTATTAGACCGGCACGAACAGGTCATGACTGATCTAGCTGAGTCAGGCCTCGACCCGATTCGCGAGCACCTCCCGGATACCGCTGAGATCGCGGCGCGGCGGGCGGCCGGCCGGGGCCTGACCCGTCCCGAGATCGCGGTCCTTCTGGCATACGCGAAGAACGCGGTACACGCGCTCCTGCTCAAGAGTTCGCTACCTGACGCCGATAGCGTCCACAACACTTTGGTGGAGTACTTCCCAGAGCCAGTCTCGGGCCGCTTTGCCGAGCAAATCCGCACCCATCGGCTTGCACGTGACATTGTGGCTACCCGGCTGAGCAGCGACGTGATCAATAGGGTGGGTCCAGGGTTCCTCTACCGAGTTGAGGACCAGACTGGGGCGCCAACTGAACAGGTCGTTCGCGCTTTTCTGATTATCCGAGATTTGTTTGGTCTCGAGGAACTCTGGAGGGGACTGCGCAACTACCCCGTAGCAGCAACCATCCCCGCGCTCCATGCGCTCGAACGCGTGCTTGAGTACAACGTGTGCTGGCTTACTCGGCGCCACAGCAAACTTGCTGACCCCGAACACGAATGTCGCCTTCTGGAGAGGGCGGTCCACCAACTTCGAGACACGGTACCGGTGCAGCACGGGGCGGAATCGGACTCTGTCCTCGAACGATGCCTTGCGGAACTTGCGGTTCTCGGAGCACCTGCGGAGCTGACTACCCGCTGCCGTGTTGTTTCCCAGCTGCAGCCCGCTCTGGCGCTCGCGGCCGCTGCCGACGAATATGGCTTCGATGTCACTGAGCTGGCCAACCATCATAAACTGGTCAGCGCCCAGTTGCGCCTGTCATGGCTCACTGAGTCGATGGCCTCACACCCGGCTGACACTCACTGGACGCAACTCGCTAAGGCCGCACTCTACGATCAGCTCATTTCTGTGTCGGTCACGATCGCCATCGATGTGCTCCGTAGTGGCGGGTTGTCGCAGTGGACTGCGCGCAACGCGGCGGCCCTCGAACGAGCTAGATCCTCCTACGCGGGCCTGGCGACCACCGCGAACGCCGACATCGCGATGCTCACGGTGGGTGTCCAGGCGCTTCGGGACCTCAGGCATGCGACCGGGGTGCTCAGGTAG